From Desulfurobacteriaceae bacterium, a single genomic window includes:
- a CDS encoding DUF87 domain-containing protein, translating into MKTLRSDEIYQCIEDLVKEAKNSVKISSAWLKGRLVDGLLKNFPEGVSLEVVLRTSELKDLLITDDYAFRKIKEKDGAIYLNNRLHAKFIIVDDKKAVVGSANFTEAGFSDYSQGNIEAAVYYDINDDEEELKKLIDYFERIKTDSTKFDDNLLGFTINPVKSRSFEFILLEPKVKEQSYVEVKQKEGTILAKITSIYSYDMGFFANPFSSRESPVFGSIDTFKTLFTQKKSKEWKKAAVWSYLNENGDKVRVAVAQVLGIIKDGRLEMLMQPFDVGEAVYSASFETLKALMTKNFSGRNMEYPVKVGNLEDSDTSVFIDGKEITTKHMLILGTTGSGKSHFTKVLLSRFVKDYPVQFFIFDPHGEYFETQKEFGVSGSKILHIVFEDTLFPIHPEKVEELIKDVGFAGLISGNSNLARDNKSKISKFIKPSLETTGFKNKDLIDLLALIEDEKEVEVEGNNGRTRKEKVREPAGVDKEAKKLLGEDILTNQKSTYEKLKTGIESEKQVVIFNFSKITEPKIRVNLAGLIMQELFKQNKKSKKEKIIVLEEAHNFAPEGSYGDVSAGKDNLALTMARKIASEGRKFNLGLIVITQRPAQVSKYVLSQANTQAMFRTMNSADLGSISSYVEFAGEDLVNLLPSLQTGMGVLSGLGVPFPVVVRVDSEC; encoded by the coding sequence ATGAAAACCTTAAGAAGCGATGAGATATATCAATGCATAGAAGACTTAGTAAAAGAAGCTAAAAATTCTGTGAAAATTTCCTCTGCATGGTTGAAAGGAAGACTTGTCGATGGATTACTAAAGAATTTCCCAGAAGGCGTCAGCTTAGAAGTAGTTTTGAGAACTTCCGAACTTAAAGATTTACTTATTACCGATGACTACGCTTTTAGAAAGATAAAGGAAAAGGACGGAGCTATTTACCTTAACAATAGGCTTCACGCAAAATTCATAATTGTTGATGATAAAAAAGCGGTAGTAGGTTCTGCCAACTTTACAGAAGCAGGCTTTTCAGACTATTCACAAGGAAATATTGAAGCTGCCGTTTACTATGACATAAACGACGATGAAGAAGAACTAAAAAAACTTATAGATTACTTTGAAAGGATAAAAACAGACTCCACAAAGTTCGATGATAATCTACTAGGTTTTACCATTAACCCAGTAAAGTCCCGTTCATTTGAATTTATTTTACTTGAACCTAAAGTCAAAGAACAATCTTACGTTGAAGTAAAACAAAAGGAAGGAACGATACTGGCAAAAATTACAAGTATTTACTCTTACGATATGGGATTCTTTGCAAACCCATTTTCTAGTAGAGAATCCCCTGTCTTTGGATCCATTGATACTTTTAAAACACTGTTTACCCAAAAGAAAAGTAAAGAGTGGAAAAAAGCAGCAGTTTGGTCTTACTTAAACGAAAATGGAGACAAAGTAAGAGTTGCCGTTGCACAAGTTTTAGGGATTATAAAAGACGGAAGACTTGAGATGCTAATGCAACCGTTTGATGTAGGAGAAGCGGTCTATTCAGCTTCCTTTGAAACTTTAAAGGCACTAATGACCAAAAACTTCTCTGGAAGAAATATGGAATATCCAGTAAAAGTAGGAAATTTAGAAGATAGTGATACCAGTGTATTTATAGACGGAAAAGAAATCACCACAAAACATATGCTTATTCTTGGAACTACGGGGTCTGGAAAAAGCCACTTTACCAAAGTGCTTTTATCTAGGTTCGTAAAAGATTATCCGGTTCAATTTTTCATTTTTGATCCTCATGGAGAATACTTTGAAACACAAAAAGAGTTTGGAGTATCAGGTTCTAAAATCCTTCATATAGTTTTCGAAGATACCCTATTCCCTATACATCCAGAAAAAGTTGAGGAATTAATTAAAGATGTTGGCTTTGCAGGATTAATAAGTGGTAATTCAAATTTAGCAAGAGATAATAAGAGTAAAATTTCTAAGTTCATAAAGCCATCGTTGGAAACCACAGGCTTTAAGAATAAAGATTTAATTGATCTGTTAGCTTTGATAGAAGATGAGAAAGAGGTAGAAGTTGAAGGTAACAATGGCAGAACACGAAAGGAGAAAGTTAGAGAACCAGCAGGAGTAGATAAAGAAGCTAAGAAACTTCTAGGAGAAGATATCTTAACAAACCAAAAGTCAACCTACGAAAAACTTAAAACTGGAATAGAAAGTGAAAAACAAGTTGTAATCTTCAACTTTTCAAAAATAACCGAACCAAAGATAAGAGTAAACCTCGCAGGACTTATTATGCAAGAACTTTTCAAACAAAATAAAAAGAGTAAAAAAGAAAAAATTATTGTCCTTGAAGAAGCCCATAACTTCGCCCCAGAAGGAAGCTACGGAGACGTTTCTGCAGGAAAGGACAACCTTGCCCTTACGATGGCAAGAAAAATCGCCTCAGAAGGAAGAAAATTTAACCTCGGTCTCATAGTAATAACCCAAAGACCAGCCCAAGTCAGTAAATACGTCTTATCCCAAGCAAATACGCAAGCTATGTTTAGAACGATGAATTCAGCTGACCTTGGATCTATATCAAGCTACGTAGAATTTGCAGGAGAAGACCTTGTTAACCTTTTACCTTCACTTCAAACGGGAATGGGAGTACTAAGCGGTTTAGGAGTGCCTTTCCCGGTGGTAGTTAGAGTGGATTCTGAATGTTGA